One window of Limnochordia bacterium genomic DNA carries:
- a CDS encoding DMT family transporter codes for MLGILGVSISLSLLQYSITRISASTAAVLFCTNPLFVTFFAGPLLQEKSTKYHLGGLLAGLGGIILICLDGITTSSFDALGILLAVLSAITYAMYTVYSKVCLRSMPGSVINSISFVLGSLVLLPALAKLNLPLFTFPVKIMPQMLYLIIAATAVAYYFFLSALSKLPATIGSLVFLIKPALATFLAWLILKEPITLLQIAGIGLVTCSVLVIKQGAKQQKKRTE; via the coding sequence GTGCTGGGTATCTTAGGAGTCAGCATTAGCCTAAGCCTACTGCAATACAGTATTACACGCATTAGCGCATCAACAGCCGCTGTACTGTTTTGCACGAACCCTTTGTTTGTTACCTTTTTTGCTGGGCCACTACTTCAGGAGAAATCGACGAAGTACCACCTGGGGGGACTACTGGCGGGTCTTGGAGGAATCATATTAATCTGTCTGGATGGCATTACAACCAGTAGTTTTGATGCCCTAGGCATCTTACTTGCCGTATTATCGGCGATTACTTACGCCATGTATACCGTATACAGTAAGGTCTGCCTCCGAAGTATGCCCGGTAGCGTGATCAACAGCATCTCCTTCGTGTTAGGTTCTCTGGTATTACTTCCTGCTTTGGCAAAGCTGAACTTGCCGCTCTTTACGTTTCCCGTTAAGATCATGCCCCAGATGCTTTACCTGATCATTGCAGCTACCGCCGTTGCCTACTATTTCTTTCTAAGCGCCCTGTCCAAACTGCCTGCCACCATCGGGTCCTTAGTGTTTTTGATTAAACCAGCACTGGCTACTTTTCTGGCATGGCTGATTCTTAAGGAACCCATAACCCTCCTACAAATAGCAGGGATCGGTCTTGTAACCTGCAGCGTCTTGGTGATCAAACAAGGGGCCAAACAGCAGAAGAAGAGGACCGAGTAA